One genomic window of Tenacibaculum tangerinum includes the following:
- a CDS encoding M23 family metallopeptidase codes for MANNNKRRKLKQKLTDKYRLVIINEDTFQERFSLKLSRLNVFVFGGVFSILLIVLTTLLIAFTGIREYIPGYSSTALKKKATRLTYESDSLKNRLAIIENYTKALKPVLTGEIEPEKIDSITSEMKTIAFDEQKLQASKEDSLFREKIESKDLFPLYEGGKNNIKNVFFSPLTGTISQPFDADDKHYAIDIVAKTGTPVKTVADGTVILAEWTAETGYVIMIQHPNKFLSVYKHNGTLLKQQGDVVKSGEAIASVGSTGELTTGPHLHFELWNNGFPVNPTNYIDFQ; via the coding sequence GTGGCAAACAATAACAAAAGGCGAAAGCTCAAACAAAAACTTACCGATAAATATCGCTTGGTAATTATAAATGAAGATACCTTTCAAGAGCGGTTTTCTTTAAAGTTATCACGACTCAATGTTTTTGTATTTGGTGGAGTGTTTTCGATACTTCTCATTGTGCTTACTACATTGCTCATAGCATTTACAGGAATTCGAGAATACATACCAGGATATTCTTCAACAGCATTAAAAAAGAAAGCAACACGACTTACCTACGAATCAGACTCTTTAAAAAATCGTTTAGCTATTATCGAAAACTATACAAAAGCGTTAAAACCCGTTTTAACAGGAGAGATAGAACCAGAAAAAATCGACTCTATTACCAGTGAAATGAAAACCATTGCTTTTGATGAACAAAAGTTACAAGCATCAAAAGAAGATTCATTATTCAGAGAAAAAATTGAGAGCAAAGACCTTTTCCCCTTATATGAAGGAGGAAAAAATAACATTAAAAACGTGTTTTTTTCACCATTAACAGGAACCATTTCTCAACCATTTGATGCAGACGATAAACATTATGCGATTGATATTGTGGCAAAAACAGGAACACCAGTAAAAACAGTCGCAGACGGAACCGTAATTTTAGCCGAATGGACAGCAGAAACAGGATATGTAATAATGATACAACACCCTAACAAATTCTTATCAGTTTATAAGCACAATGGTACGCTACTAAAACAACAAGGAGATGTTGTAAAATCAGGAGAAGCAATAGCAAGTGTAGGCTCTACAGGAGAATTAACTACCGGGCCACATTTACACTTTGAGCTGTGGAATAACGGATTTCCAGTAAACCCAACAAACTATATAGATTTTCAGTAA
- a CDS encoding helix-turn-helix domain-containing protein, whose amino-acid sequence MSVEDFFNLFLLISAIHGFVFCFALYFSRGGRNKVLIFINLLALAISLNNFQSWVVVKDFFRGNVFIQYFQVPWHFWIAPFFYLFLNQYLNVAKKSFNILKIILFTFCAFLVIRFGFYIYSEKINSDVIYFFRKYVVIEEIISSVFSLTIFIYSYKIYKESNTLSNITTYDNLNWIRIFFRLGLLSYVFWFVPLLITLYLGFEVFMPSYYPLRVFTTILIYWLGYQSILQLKILKEREYLRKYNALYVNQKTTSYNQNNIDKKVINIPNDVVDNILRSLEKFEKEKQYSSQNVTLNNLANQLNTNTAYLSKVINHYKELSFNNYINNLRINNITEQLETNSIIRKFTIKAIALEAGYKSADSFSKAFFKLKGVNPSDFIKKMEKLKTD is encoded by the coding sequence TTGAGTGTAGAAGATTTTTTTAATTTATTCTTGCTAATTAGTGCAATACATGGCTTTGTTTTTTGTTTTGCCTTGTACTTTTCAAGAGGAGGTAGGAATAAAGTATTAATTTTTATTAATTTGTTAGCTTTAGCTATATCATTAAATAATTTCCAATCTTGGGTGGTGGTTAAAGATTTTTTTAGAGGTAATGTTTTTATACAGTATTTTCAAGTTCCTTGGCATTTTTGGATTGCTCCTTTTTTTTACTTGTTTCTTAATCAATATTTAAATGTAGCAAAAAAGAGTTTTAATATTTTGAAAATCATTTTATTTACTTTTTGTGCTTTTTTAGTAATACGATTTGGATTTTATATTTATAGCGAAAAAATTAATAGTGATGTTATATATTTTTTTAGAAAGTATGTCGTTATTGAGGAAATTATTAGTAGTGTATTTTCACTAACTATTTTTATTTATTCTTATAAGATATATAAAGAATCAAATACATTATCAAATATTACCACGTATGATAATTTGAATTGGATTCGTATATTTTTCAGATTAGGTCTATTGTCTTATGTGTTTTGGTTTGTACCTTTACTTATAACTCTTTATTTAGGATTTGAGGTATTTATGCCTTCTTATTACCCTTTAAGAGTTTTTACAACTATTCTCATATATTGGTTAGGTTATCAATCAATTCTACAACTAAAAATATTAAAAGAAAGAGAATATTTACGAAAATATAATGCTTTATATGTTAATCAAAAAACCACATCTTATAATCAAAATAATATTGATAAAAAAGTAATCAATATTCCTAATGATGTTGTGGACAATATTTTACGAAGCCTAGAAAAATTTGAAAAAGAGAAACAGTACTCTTCTCAAAATGTTACTTTAAATAACTTAGCTAATCAATTAAATACCAATACAGCTTATTTGTCAAAAGTAATTAATCACTATAAAGAATTGTCTTTTAATAATTACATTAATAATTTGAGAATAAATAATATAACAGAACAATTAGAAACAAATTCAATTATTAGAAAGTTTACAATTAAAGCTATTGCTTTAGAGGCTGGTTACAAAAGTGCTGATTCTTTTTCTAAAGCGTTCTTCAAATTAAAAGGTGTTAATCCTTCTGATTTCATAAAGAAAATGGAAAAGTTAAAAACTGATTAA
- a CDS encoding DUF6252 family protein — protein sequence MKIKILKTVLLFAVILFFNCSNNDDSIEQDQLPPITQTGANTFGCVVNGKVLIPKDALPSLGGPQSSARRGLSVNYHSNNNFVIYAGNFRGENKPNIYIYINNLTSTGTYSFGLSNGESISTFEPTYPHCWIKPFSIAVNGQKYLSNTNSGIVTITKFDSVNNIISGTFQLTAFDENNPRETIEVTNGRFDFNLNTVNN from the coding sequence ATGAAAATAAAAATTTTGAAAACAGTTTTATTATTTGCAGTAATTCTATTTTTTAATTGCTCAAATAATGATGATTCCATTGAACAAGACCAATTACCTCCGATAACACAAACTGGAGCTAACACTTTTGGGTGTGTTGTTAACGGTAAAGTACTTATTCCAAAAGATGCATTACCAAGTTTAGGCGGACCACAAAGTTCTGCAAGAAGAGGATTGAGTGTTAATTATCACTCAAATAATAATTTTGTCATTTATGCTGGTAATTTTAGAGGAGAAAATAAACCAAATATTTATATATATATAAATAATCTAACTTCCACAGGAACATATTCATTTGGATTAAGTAATGGTGAAAGTATTTCAACTTTTGAACCTACCTATCCTCACTGTTGGATTAAACCTTTTAGCATAGCAGTAAATGGACAAAAATACCTAAGCAATACAAATTCTGGGATAGTGACTATTACTAAATTTGACTCTGTAAATAACATAATTTCAGGTACATTTCAATTAACTGCTTTTGATGAAAATAACCCCAGAGAAACTATAGAAGTAACTAATGGTAGATTCGATTTTAATTTAAATACAGTAAATAATTAA
- a CDS encoding DUF6252 family protein — MKTNILKTVLLFAVIIFFNCSNNDDSIEQDQLPPITQTGANTFGCVVNGKVIIPKDGIGVPQPKGINVYYFQNNNFVIDAANLKDSNRDRIYLYVNNLTSTGTYSFGVSNGQGTSTFEPDFPHCWVRTFDNANGSKRYFSNLNSGSITVTYFDANNHIVAGTFQLTVANENDTNDVIEITEGRFDVNWIEL, encoded by the coding sequence ATGAAAACAAACATTTTAAAAACAGTTTTATTATTTGCAGTAATTATATTTTTTAATTGCTCAAATAATGATGATTCCATTGAACAAGACCAATTACCTCCGATAACACAAACTGGAGCTAATACTTTTGGGTGTGTTGTTAACGGTAAAGTAATTATTCCAAAAGATGGTATAGGTGTACCTCAACCAAAAGGAATTAATGTTTACTATTTTCAGAATAATAATTTTGTAATAGATGCAGCTAATTTAAAAGATAGTAATAGAGATCGTATTTACTTATATGTAAACAACTTAACATCTACAGGGACTTATTCTTTTGGAGTGAGTAATGGTCAAGGCACTTCTACTTTCGAACCTGACTTCCCTCATTGCTGGGTAAGAACTTTTGATAATGCAAATGGTAGTAAAAGATATTTTTCCAATTTAAATTCTGGATCTATTACTGTTACATATTTTGATGCTAATAACCATATAGTAGCGGGAACATTTCAATTAACTGTTGCTAATGAAAATGATACTAATGACGTTATCGAAATAACAGAAGGACGTTTCGATGTAAATTGGATTGAATTATAA
- a CDS encoding alpha/beta fold hydrolase yields the protein MKKNILFLFIFLISLIAQAQLTNGNFTTEIDERFKNLNKTTITSNILIDRVFSMAEIQTFNQNLRKDTSNVSHFKQAWSELYRASYTKNFPSVDIFKNQLKAKKYTSNVVPIGIINTAFHECNFGTTEQNATVSYNSSTGLFSNIAGKIPFIKKQTTIIAPLVTKASGHSITFTTDNLFKLYKQGKPIKNLILYTNNSSFSLISNYNLRTTNFSTTYQNTGLQTLRFVVTYSDNTSKTTYGTVNIIKPVTYAQRDSSSNLLTIDSDDDLLFQGYDENQVYRGLNEYRIYYDTQNNDEVVNKPLYIIDGYDPNDSRKIDAQDYINFNPNEDKSIIDLMKYGNNINLIDSLNHKGFDVIIVNHPVYNRGNKTIDGGSDYIERNAYTFISLIRHIKSIQQGNEKAVVIGPSMGGLISRYALAFMEKKLAETGDNTKWNHNTRLWVSFDSPHQGANIPIGVQKGIQYFAEVLDNEGAKEFINEELNKPAPKQMLVNHYTNNTSLPVGAPNFRNRFQNALDNIGMPQNLRKVALLNGSIYGQLNGVSSGNYLDIDTKIPILFGLFHFNLLHSDFYHSTNIKSGSQKFLTFSNDGFYISFLFWKITIIKGRHTYSSPSSKGSYDIAPGGHFGAHKILAKESNSDSYWSAWGIRWVHTLTTRSTIFDPTHSFIPTKSALAYTGSSTLDEYLADKNRVCTGETPFDGYFAPQNNEEHIFLTNENVNWLTEEIMGNPQNPPVYIRPFTIQGENTICYSEYKTFTIDAISSCQSTTQWSVSNNLIISSQTNKSITVTPIDSSTNGLGWISAKREGGNTVIDDKGIWVGKPLEQFASFRLVGNTQIFSQQWSRLEASGQFLIPEYEKDLYTFDYDWSIPNSEIRYAENKRIANIKPYYTGNINIGLRLKNICGCSNWYTRQFNVVYEGGGTGGGGNVLTPVFE from the coding sequence ATGAAAAAAAACATACTTTTTTTATTTATATTTTTAATTTCGTTGATAGCACAAGCGCAATTAACCAATGGAAATTTCACAACAGAAATAGACGAAAGGTTTAAAAATCTTAACAAAACTACTATTACATCAAATATATTAATAGATAGAGTTTTTTCAATGGCTGAAATCCAAACCTTTAACCAAAATTTAAGAAAAGACACTTCTAATGTATCTCATTTTAAACAAGCTTGGAGTGAATTATATAGAGCGTCTTATACTAAAAATTTCCCATCAGTTGACATATTTAAAAATCAACTGAAGGCTAAGAAATATACTTCTAATGTTGTACCAATCGGAATAATAAATACAGCGTTTCATGAATGTAATTTTGGCACAACAGAACAAAACGCTACAGTAAGTTATAATTCTAGTACTGGGTTGTTTAGTAATATTGCAGGTAAAATTCCTTTTATAAAAAAACAGACCACTATTATAGCTCCACTGGTGACTAAAGCATCAGGGCACTCTATTACATTTACTACTGATAATTTGTTTAAATTATACAAACAGGGAAAACCTATAAAAAATTTAATTTTATACACAAATAACTCTTCGTTTTCATTGATAAGCAACTATAATTTAAGAACTACAAATTTTTCAACAACGTATCAAAACACTGGTTTACAGACACTTCGTTTTGTGGTTACATATAGTGATAATACATCAAAAACGACTTATGGCACTGTAAATATAATAAAACCTGTTACTTACGCTCAGAGAGACAGTTCTTCTAATTTATTAACTATTGATTCAGATGACGATTTACTGTTCCAAGGATATGATGAAAATCAAGTATACAGAGGTCTAAATGAGTATCGAATTTATTATGATACACAAAATAATGATGAAGTAGTTAATAAACCTTTATATATTATTGATGGTTATGACCCTAATGATTCTAGAAAAATCGATGCACAAGATTATATTAACTTTAATCCTAATGAAGATAAAAGCATTATAGATTTAATGAAGTATGGAAACAATATCAATTTGATAGATTCTTTAAATCATAAAGGTTTTGATGTAATAATTGTAAATCACCCAGTATACAATAGAGGTAATAAAACTATTGATGGAGGTAGTGATTATATTGAGCGTAATGCTTATACTTTTATAAGTTTAATACGTCATATAAAAAGTATTCAACAAGGTAATGAGAAGGCTGTAGTTATTGGTCCAAGTATGGGCGGATTAATTTCTCGCTATGCATTAGCTTTTATGGAAAAGAAATTAGCTGAAACTGGAGATAATACAAAATGGAATCATAACACTCGCTTATGGGTAAGTTTTGACAGTCCACACCAAGGGGCTAATATACCTATTGGTGTACAAAAAGGCATACAATATTTTGCAGAAGTACTAGACAACGAAGGAGCTAAAGAGTTTATAAATGAAGAGCTAAACAAACCTGCTCCTAAACAAATGCTTGTAAACCACTATACGAATAATACTAGTTTACCTGTTGGAGCTCCAAATTTTAGAAACCGCTTTCAAAATGCTTTAGATAACATAGGAATGCCACAAAATTTAAGGAAAGTAGCCTTACTTAATGGAAGTATATATGGGCAACTAAATGGAGTTTCATCAGGCAATTATCTGGATATCGACACTAAAATACCGATACTATTTGGACTATTTCACTTTAATTTATTACACTCAGATTTCTACCATAGTACAAATATTAAAAGTGGAAGCCAAAAGTTTCTTACTTTTAGTAATGATGGTTTCTATATAAGTTTTCTTTTTTGGAAAATTACAATAATAAAGGGAAGACACACATACTCATCTCCTTCTTCAAAAGGCAGTTATGATATTGCACCTGGTGGACACTTTGGAGCCCATAAAATTTTAGCAAAAGAATCAAATAGTGATTCCTATTGGTCTGCTTGGGGTATCAGGTGGGTACATACGTTAACCACAAGGTCAACTATATTTGACCCAACACATAGTTTCATTCCGACTAAAAGTGCATTAGCTTATACAGGTAGTTCTACATTAGATGAATATCTTGCAGATAAAAATAGAGTTTGTACTGGTGAAACTCCTTTTGATGGCTATTTCGCTCCTCAAAATAATGAAGAGCATATTTTTCTTACTAATGAAAACGTAAACTGGTTAACTGAAGAAATTATGGGCAACCCTCAAAATCCACCAGTTTACATAAGACCTTTTACAATTCAAGGAGAAAATACGATATGCTATTCTGAATATAAAACATTTACCATAGACGCTATATCTTCATGTCAAAGTACAACCCAATGGTCGGTAAGTAATAATTTAATTATTTCTTCTCAAACTAACAAGAGTATAACGGTCACTCCTATAGATAGTTCTACAAATGGCTTAGGCTGGATATCAGCTAAAAGAGAAGGTGGAAATACTGTTATTGATGATAAAGGAATATGGGTAGGAAAACCTTTAGAGCAATTCGCCTCTTTTAGATTAGTGGGAAATACCCAAATTTTTTCGCAACAATGGTCTAGATTAGAAGCTTCTGGGCAGTTTTTAATTCCTGAATATGAAAAAGATTTATATACATTTGATTATGATTGGAGTATACCTAATAGTGAAATAAGATACGCTGAAAATAAACGAATAGCTAATATAAAGCCATACTATACTGGAAATATTAATATTGGGTTACGATTAAAAAACATATGTGGATGCTCTAATTGGTATACTAGACAGTTTAACGTAGTCTATGAAGGAGGCGGCACAGGTGGAGGAGGTAATGTTTTAACTCCAGTTTTTGAATAA
- the nadD gene encoding nicotinate (nicotinamide) nucleotide adenylyltransferase → MKNIGLYFGTFNPIHIGHLIIANHLVENSDLDEIWMVVTPHNPFKKKSSLLDNHHRLEMVYLATQEYEKIRPSDIEFKLPQPNYTINTLAHISEKYPDYNFSLIMGEDNLKSLHKWKNYEAILEDYNIYVYPRISEGTAENQFKNHQKIHKVVAPIIQISSTMIRKAIKEEKNCKPLLSYQVWKYIDEMNFYKK, encoded by the coding sequence ATGAAAAATATCGGATTATACTTCGGAACATTTAATCCAATTCATATTGGGCATTTAATTATTGCCAACCATTTGGTTGAAAACTCAGATTTAGATGAAATCTGGATGGTGGTAACCCCACACAACCCCTTTAAAAAGAAAAGCTCGTTATTAGATAATCACCATCGCTTAGAAATGGTGTATTTGGCGACCCAAGAATATGAAAAAATTAGGCCTTCAGATATCGAATTTAAACTACCACAACCTAATTATACCATCAATACTTTAGCTCATATTTCAGAAAAATATCCAGACTATAACTTTAGTCTAATCATGGGAGAAGATAATTTGAAGAGTTTGCACAAGTGGAAAAATTACGAGGCTATTTTAGAAGATTACAATATTTACGTATACCCCAGAATTTCAGAAGGAACTGCAGAAAATCAGTTTAAAAACCATCAAAAAATTCATAAAGTGGTGGCGCCTATCATACAAATATCTTCAACAATGATTCGCAAAGCAATTAAAGAAGAAAAAAACTGCAAACCATTATTGTCTTATCAAGTTTGGAAATATATTGATGAGATGAATTTTTACAAAAAATAA
- the gmk gene encoding guanylate kinase, whose product MAKEEFKGRLFVFSAPSGSGKTTIVRHLLAQKRFNLAFSISATNRDPRGEEKDGIDYYFISLKDFKQKIKNQEFLEWEEVYRDNFYGTLKTEVERIWAQGKHVIFDIDVSGGLRIKRKFPEETLAVFVKPPSIDELKIRLKKRSTESEDKINMRIAKASAELANAPQFDKIIKNYDLEIALQEAEDLVDDFLGLVKVTSEEE is encoded by the coding sequence ATGGCTAAAGAAGAATTTAAAGGAAGGTTATTTGTGTTTTCAGCACCATCAGGTTCAGGAAAAACTACAATTGTACGCCATTTGTTGGCACAAAAACGTTTCAATTTGGCGTTTTCTATTTCTGCAACTAATAGAGATCCTAGAGGAGAAGAAAAAGACGGAATAGATTATTATTTTATCTCATTAAAAGACTTCAAACAAAAAATAAAAAACCAAGAGTTTTTAGAGTGGGAAGAAGTGTATCGCGATAACTTTTATGGAACATTAAAAACAGAAGTTGAACGTATTTGGGCACAGGGAAAACACGTGATTTTTGATATCGATGTTTCAGGAGGCTTACGTATCAAAAGAAAATTTCCTGAAGAAACCTTAGCTGTTTTTGTGAAGCCACCAAGTATCGATGAACTCAAGATTCGTTTAAAGAAAAGAAGTACCGAAAGCGAAGATAAAATAAACATGCGTATCGCAAAAGCCTCAGCCGAACTTGCCAATGCACCACAATTTGATAAAATTATTAAAAACTACGATTTAGAAATTGCACTGCAAGAAGCAGAAGATTTGGTAGATGATTTTTTAGGGTTAGTAAAAGTAACTTCAGAAGAAGAATAG
- a CDS encoding YicC/YloC family endoribonuclease, whose protein sequence is MIQSMTGYGKSVLHLPSKKITIEVKSLNSKNLDLNTRIPSYYREKELDVRKKLASSLVRGKVDFSIYVEMTADETSTTVNTGVVREYMQQLRNVTQVGASDDVELLKMAVRMPDALKTEREELDEEEWKHIDIHINEALKEIIQYRIDEAKSLEEDFKTRIRNIQSALEEIKELDGDRIEHVKERLQKALTDLKVEVDENRFEQELIYYLEKLDINEEKVRLANHLEYFLEQLASEDSNGKKLGFIVQEIGREINTTGSKANFAPMQKLVIQMKDELEKIKEQILNVL, encoded by the coding sequence ATGATACAGTCTATGACGGGATACGGGAAATCTGTATTGCATTTGCCCTCTAAAAAAATAACCATCGAGGTTAAATCTTTAAATAGCAAAAATTTAGATTTGAACACAAGAATTCCTTCTTACTATAGAGAAAAGGAGTTAGATGTTCGAAAAAAACTAGCAAGTAGCTTAGTAAGAGGGAAAGTAGATTTTTCTATTTATGTAGAAATGACTGCCGACGAAACTTCAACTACGGTAAATACGGGTGTGGTACGAGAGTACATGCAACAATTAAGAAACGTAACACAAGTAGGAGCTTCTGACGATGTTGAGTTACTAAAAATGGCAGTTAGAATGCCCGATGCATTAAAAACTGAACGTGAAGAGTTAGATGAAGAAGAATGGAAGCATATCGATATTCATATAAACGAAGCACTGAAAGAAATTATTCAATACAGAATAGACGAAGCAAAATCGTTAGAAGAAGACTTTAAAACTAGAATACGAAATATTCAATCAGCTTTAGAAGAAATCAAAGAATTAGATGGCGATAGAATTGAGCATGTGAAAGAACGTTTACAAAAAGCTTTAACTGATTTAAAAGTTGAAGTTGATGAAAACCGTTTCGAACAAGAATTGATTTACTATTTAGAAAAATTAGATATTAACGAAGAAAAGGTACGTTTGGCAAATCACTTAGAATATTTCTTAGAGCAGCTAGCAAGCGAAGACTCGAATGGAAAAAAACTAGGGTTTATCGTACAAGAAATAGGAAGAGAGATTAACACCACAGGTTCGAAAGCTAATTTTGCTCCCATGCAAAAATTAGTCATTCAAATGAAAGACGAGTTAGAGAAAATAAAAGAGCAAATTTTAAACGTTTTATAA
- a CDS encoding DMT family transporter, with amino-acid sequence MNQRALALTAASIATLIYGVTFTIAKEVMRQHVQPFGFILLRVVGAALVFWVLGFFVKAPSIEKADYKRVAMAAFFGIAFNMLTFFKGLSYTTPINASVMMVTTPILVLIFASILLKEKLVLRKIVGVIIGLIGAIILIAYGNTLQGDATNIVLGNFLVFVNAASYAMYLVVAKKLIAKYNPIVFIKWLYLFGFLMVLPFGFSELMQVQWKTMPTSIYLKVGFVVLFTTCITYLFNLFALSKLKPTTVSVFIYLQPVVAAIYALIVGSDHLDVVKVGAALLIFLGVFLVTKRPAQTPNK; translated from the coding sequence ATGAATCAAAGAGCGCTAGCACTTACTGCGGCATCTATTGCAACCCTTATTTACGGAGTTACGTTTACCATTGCAAAAGAAGTAATGCGACAGCATGTACAACCGTTTGGTTTTATATTGCTTCGAGTAGTTGGGGCTGCACTGGTTTTTTGGGTATTAGGCTTTTTTGTCAAAGCGCCTTCTATAGAAAAAGCAGATTATAAACGAGTAGCAATGGCAGCCTTTTTTGGAATTGCCTTTAACATGCTTACCTTTTTTAAAGGGTTAAGTTATACCACTCCGATCAATGCGTCAGTGATGATGGTAACAACGCCTATTTTAGTACTAATTTTTGCAAGTATTTTACTGAAAGAAAAACTCGTCTTACGAAAAATTGTAGGTGTGATTATAGGCTTAATAGGAGCCATAATCTTAATAGCCTACGGAAACACACTTCAAGGAGATGCAACCAATATCGTACTAGGAAACTTTTTAGTATTTGTCAATGCAGCGTCGTATGCAATGTATTTAGTGGTAGCAAAAAAACTAATAGCAAAATACAATCCAATTGTTTTTATAAAGTGGTTGTATCTTTTTGGTTTCTTAATGGTTTTACCTTTTGGATTTTCTGAATTAATGCAAGTACAATGGAAAACAATGCCAACATCAATATACTTAAAAGTAGGTTTTGTGGTGTTATTTACTACTTGCATTACCTACTTATTTAATTTGTTTGCATTGTCAAAACTAAAACCAACTACAGTAAGCGTTTTTATATACTTACAACCAGTCGTAGCAGCCATTTATGCATTAATTGTAGGAAGCGATCATTTAGATGTTGTAAAAGTAGGCGCAGCACTTTTAATATTTTTAGGAGTGTTTTTAGTAACAAAACGCCCAGCACAAACTCCCAATAAATAA
- the lysM gene encoding peptidoglycan-binding protein LysM, producing MGIFSFIKNAGAKIFGIGKTTEEEAAEKASKLVDAVRKLELPVENLEISVDDDKATVTGEAADLATKEKVVLVVGNTDGIASVEDNMTVAEVEEIDESAMAQFHTVVKGDSLSKIAKEFYGDPMKYPVIFEANKPMLTHPDKIYPGQVLRIPPLVD from the coding sequence ATGGGAATTTTTTCATTTATTAAAAACGCCGGAGCTAAAATTTTCGGTATCGGAAAAACAACAGAAGAAGAAGCTGCAGAAAAAGCATCAAAATTAGTAGATGCAGTACGTAAATTAGAATTACCTGTAGAAAATTTAGAAATTAGTGTCGATGACGACAAAGCCACGGTAACAGGAGAGGCTGCAGATTTAGCTACCAAAGAAAAGGTAGTTTTAGTAGTAGGTAATACCGATGGAATTGCTTCTGTAGAAGATAACATGACAGTTGCTGAGGTTGAAGAAATTGATGAATCAGCCATGGCACAATTCCACACGGTAGTTAAAGGAGATTCATTGAGTAAGATTGCTAAAGAATTTTATGGCGATCCGATGAAGTACCCTGTAATTTTCGAAGCAAACAAACCTATGTTAACGCATCCTGATAAAATTTATCCAGGGCAAGTATTAAGAATACCACCTTTAGTGGACTAA
- the thiL gene encoding thiamine-phosphate kinase: MLEDKNQERTSLAELGEFGLINHLTKHFKTYHSSTVKGVGDDAAVIYSSEKETLVTTDLLIEGVHFDLSYMPLKHLGYKAVMVNLSDIYAMNATATQITVSIAVSNRFPLEAIEELYAGIQLACDTYQVDLIGGDTTSSTKGMLISITAIGTAKKEDIVYRNGAKPTDLIVVSGDLGGAYLGLQVLEREKQVFQVNPQNQPDLEKYTYIIERQLKPEARKDIPALLKELEVQPTSMIDISDGLSSEIMHICTQSKVGCKIYEDKLPLDPQVISTSEEFSMDSTMIALSGGEDYELLFTVSIGDYDKIKGNPNLTVIGHITEKNEGMNLVTRANQEIELKAQGWNSFTKE; this comes from the coding sequence ATGTTAGAAGATAAAAATCAAGAGAGAACCTCATTGGCAGAATTGGGAGAGTTTGGACTCATCAACCATTTAACGAAGCATTTTAAAACGTATCACTCTTCAACTGTAAAAGGAGTGGGAGATGACGCAGCTGTTATTTATTCGTCAGAGAAAGAAACCTTAGTTACAACCGATTTGTTGATAGAAGGAGTGCATTTTGATTTGAGCTATATGCCTCTAAAACACTTGGGTTATAAGGCAGTTATGGTGAATTTATCTGATATATATGCAATGAATGCCACTGCAACGCAAATTACCGTGTCAATAGCTGTTTCTAATCGTTTTCCGCTAGAAGCTATTGAAGAATTGTATGCAGGCATACAACTGGCGTGCGACACGTATCAAGTAGATTTAATCGGTGGAGATACTACGTCTTCAACCAAAGGAATGCTAATTTCTATCACAGCAATTGGTACTGCTAAAAAGGAAGATATTGTATATAGAAATGGAGCAAAACCAACCGATTTAATCGTCGTTTCTGGAGATTTAGGCGGAGCGTATTTAGGCTTGCAGGTATTAGAGCGTGAAAAGCAAGTTTTTCAAGTAAATCCTCAAAATCAACCAGATTTAGAGAAGTATACCTATATTATAGAACGTCAATTAAAACCAGAAGCGCGTAAAGATATTCCCGCTTTATTAAAAGAGTTAGAAGTTCAACCGACTTCTATGATTGATATTTCTGACGGGTTGTCTTCTGAAATCATGCACATTTGTACACAAAGTAAAGTAGGGTGTAAAATTTATGAAGATAAGTTGCCCTTAGACCCTCAGGTAATTTCTACTTCGGAAGAATTTAGTATGGATAGTACCATGATTGCTCTAAGTGGAGGAGAAGATTACGAGTTGTTATTTACCGTTTCTATAGGAGATTACGATAAAATTAAAGGGAATCCTAATTTAACAGTCATTGGTCATATTACCGAAAAAAATGAAGGAATGAATTTGGTAACTCGCGCAAATCAAGAAATTGAATTGAAGGCACAAGGTTGGAACTCTTTTACGAAAGAGTAG